One window of the Ammospiza nelsoni isolate bAmmNel1 chromosome 2, bAmmNel1.pri, whole genome shotgun sequence genome contains the following:
- the PIGA gene encoding phosphatidylinositol N-acetylglucosaminyltransferase subunit A, translating into MDGGGPAAHSVCMVSDFFYPNMGGVESHVYQLSQCLIERGHKVLVVTHAYGHRKGVRYLTSGLKVYYLPLKVMYNQSTATTLFHSLPLLRYIFVRERVTIVHAHSSFSAMAHDALFHAKTMGLRTVFTDHSLFGFADVSSVLTNKLLTVSLCDTNHIICVSYTSKENTVLRAALDPRIVSVIPNAVDPTDFTPDPSRRDDSTITIVVVSRLVYRKGIDLLSGIIPELCQKYPELHFLVGGEGPKRIVLEEVRERYQLHDRVRLLGGLEHQDVRNVLVQGHIFLNTSLTEAFCMAIVEAASCGLQVVSTRVGGIPEVLPENLIILCEPSVKSLCDGLEKAIAQLRSGTLPSPETVHNKVKTFYTWRNVAERTEKVYDRVADEVVLPMKERLDRLMTHCGPVTGCIFAFFAVLNFLLLAFLRWMTPDSIIDVAIDATGPKGAWTKRYFFGKKRRVKEELVNS; encoded by the exons ATGGACGGCGGAGGCCCGGCGGCGCACAGCGTGTGCATGGTGTCGGACTTCTTCTACCCCAACATGGGGGGCGTGGAGAGCCACGTGTACCAGCTGTCACAGTGCCTCATCGAGCGCGGCCACAAGGTGCTGGTGGTCACCCACGCCTACGGCCACCGCAAGGGCGTCCGCTACCTCACCAGCGGGCTGAAAGTCTACTACTTGCCCCTGAAGGTGATGTACAACCAGTCCACGGCCACGACGCTCTTCCACAGCCTGCCCTTGCTCAGGTACATCTTCGTGCGGGAGCGGGTGACCATCGTGCACGCCCACAGCTCCTTCTCGGCCATGGCCCACGACGCCCTGTTCCACGCCAAGACCATGGGGCTGCGCACCGTGTTCACCGACCACTCCCTGTTCGGCTTCGCCGATGTCAGCTCGGTGCTGACCAACAAGCTGCTGACGGTGTCCCTGTGTGACACCAACCACATCATCTGCGTCTCCTACACCAGCAAGGAGAACACGGTGCTGCGGGCAGCCCTGGACCCTCGGATTGTCTCTGTCATCCCCAACGCTGTGGATCCCACCGACTTCACCCCAGACCCCTCCAGGAGGGATGACAGTACAATAACAATTGTGGTTGTCAGCAGACTCGTTTACAGGAAAG GTATTGATTTGCTTAGTGGTATAATTCCTGAACTGTGTCAGAAATATCCAGAGTTACATTTCTTAGTTGGAGGAGAAGGACCAAAGCGAATCGTACTGGAAGAAGTCCGGGAGAGATACCAGCTACATGACAG GGTGCGTCTTCTAGGAGGCCTGGAACACCAGGATGTCAGAAATGTCCTGGTCCAGGGGCACATTTTTCTCAACACTTCCCTCACTGAGGCCTTTTGTATGGCTATTGTGGAGGCAGCAAGCTGTGGTTTACAG gTGGTGAGCACAAGAGTTGGTGGGATTCCAGAGGTACTTCCAGAAAATCTCATCATTCTGTGTGAGCCCTCTGTGAAATCTTTGTGTGATGGACTAGAAAAAGCAATTGCCCAGCTTAGATCAGGAACTCTGCCATCTCCAGAAACTGTTCATAACAAAGTAAAGACTTTTTATACGTGGAGGAACGTAGCAGAGAGAACTGAGAAA GTGTATGACAGAGTTGCAGATGAAGTGGTTTTACCAATGAAGGAGCGACTTGACAGACTAATGACTCACTGTGGTCCCGTGACCGGgtgtatttttgctttttttgctgttctgaaCTTCCTTCTCTTGGCATTTCTGAGGTGGATGACTCCAGATTCCATTATTGATGTTGCAATAGATGCTACAGGACCTAAGGGTGCATGGACTAAACGgtatttttttgggaaaaaaagaagagttaaAGAGGAACTTGTAAACTCCTAA
- the LOC132087613 gene encoding uncharacterized protein LOC132087613, which yields MPGPLLTGEGTTRRHHSPAAARDDPRPPQCRRPRRAHRASRAEPGPRGGGPGERGRREGGGTVHVPAGGRRSLRAARRHGPIARHRRGHARAARSRSQSPPGAASRGKNSANRCAGLPRPRARAPPQFPSRPGPAPIPAQYQAPPQLPSRDTPQLPAPPQLPSRDTPQLPAPPQLPSRDTPQLPAPPQLPSRDTPQLPAPPQLPSRDTPQLPAPPQLPSRDTPQLPAPPQLPSRDTPQLPAPPQLPSRDPAPFPAPPSSHPRIQPRSRPRPSSASAPSPGYRPAPLPAPPELPSLDPAPDPVPVSRPVPGTRHRGHGAKAAAMSLQEWEARPGRLLTKKCSTELLKKWHKCRIGMGLPQNSKGFALTQRRSSPGVLQLQLELPKCSRLFCHKS from the exons ATGCCGGGCCCGCTCCTAACGGGGGAAGGAACCACAAGGCGCCATCACTCGCCGGCGGCCGCCCGCGACGACCCCCGGCCCCCTCAGTGTCggcggccccgccgggcccACCGCGCGTCCCGCGCAG AGCCCGGTccccgcggcggcggccccggggaGCGCGGGCGGCGTGAGGGCGGGGGGACCGTGCACGTACCTGCCGGCGGCCGGCGCTCCCTGCGCGCTGCCCGGCGCCATGGCCCCATCGCCCGTCACCGCCGCGGCCACGCCCGCGCGGCGCGGAGCCGCAGCCAATCACCGCCCGGCGCGGCGTCACGCGGGAAAAACAGCGCCAATCGCTGCGCCGGACTGCCCCGGCCTCGCGCCCGGGCTCCTCCCCAGTTCCCATctcggcccggccccgctcccatCCCGGCCCAGTACCAGGCCCCGCCCCAGCTCCCATCCCGGGATACACCCCagctcccggccccgccccaGCTCCCATCCCGGGATACACCCCagctcccggccccgccccaGCTCCCATCCCGGGATACACCCCagctcccggccccgccccaGCTCCCATCCCGGGATACACCCCagctcccggccccgccccaGCTCCCATCCCGGGATACACCCCagctcccggccccgccccaGCTCCCATCCCGGGATACACCCCagctcccggccccgccccaGCTCCCATCCCGGGATACACCCCagctcccggccccgccccaGCTCCCATCCCGGGATCCTGCCCCGTTCCCGGCCCCGCCCAGCTCCCACCCCAGGatccagccccgctcccggccccgccccaGCTCCGCCTCAGCCCCCAGCCCGGGATACCGCCCCGCTCCACTCCCCGCCCCGCCCGAGCTCCCATCCCTGGATCCCGCCCCAGATCCCGTCCCGGTGTCCCGCCCCGTTCCCGGCACCAGGCACCGCGGGCACGGCGCAAAGGCAGCGGCGATGTCCTTGCAGGAGTGGGAAGCTCGTCCCGGACGGCTGTTGACAAAAAAGTGTAGCACGGAGCTGCTGAAAAAGTGGCATAAATGCCGTATAGGGATGGGATTGCCTCAAAATTCCAAAGGCTTTGCTCTGACCCAAAGGAGAAGCTCTCCTGGTGTGTTACAGTTACAGCTGGAGCTCCCGAAATGTTCTAGACTCTTCTGCCACAAGTCCTGA
- the VEGFD gene encoding vascular endothelial growth factor D: protein MYKPWATVNIFIISFLHLLQGSDYENASVRRTSLSALERSEQQIRRASSLEELLHITHSEDWKLWKCRLKLKSLANLDSRSASHRSTRFAAAFYDIDTLKVIDEEWQKTQCVPRETCVEVAKELGTTTNKFFKPPCVNVFRCGGCCNEESLSCMNTSTTYVSKTLFEISVPLTSVPEPVPIKIANHTACKCTSTTQRQQYTIIRRSVQYPEEDGCPFTNKFCHNGWIWDSDKCECVIDTQHSNRREGLPSLAELAMCGQHMEFDEENCECICRHKCPTDFFQSKENCSCYLCRESQESCALKHKIFHAETCSCEDRCPSQPRTCPTAKPVCSRHCRCPKEKRGSHGSQSRETP from the exons AGGACATCTCTGTCAGCACTGGAGCGCTCAGAACAGCAGATCAGGAGAGCATCCAGCCTGGAAGAGCTGCTCCACATCACTCACTCTGAGGACTGGAAGCTGTGGAAATGCAGGCTAAAGCTGAAGAGCCTGGCCAACCTGGACTCCCGCTCTGCTTCCCATCGCTCCACCagatttgctgctgctttctatGATATTGACACACTGAAAG TCATAGATGAAGAATGGCAAAAGACTCAGTGTGTGCCAAGGGAAACCTGTGTGGAAGTTGCCAAAGAACTGGGTACAACAACCAACAAATTTTTCAAGCCTCCCTGTGTGAATGTGTTCAGATGTGGAGGCTGCTGCAACGAGGAGAGTCTCAGCTGCATGAATACAAGTACAACTTACGTGTCGAAAACG CTCTTTGAGATCTCGGTTCCCTTGACAAGTGTTCCTGAGCCTGTGCCCATCAAAATTGCCAATCACACGGCCTGTAAGTGCACATCAACCACCCAGCGCCAGCAGTACACCATCATACGAAGGTCTGTCCAGTACCCAGAGGAAGATGG aTGCCCCTTTACCAACAAATTTTGCCATAATGGATGGATCTGGGATAGTGACAAATGTGAATGTGTTATAGACACACAGCACTCCAACAGACGAGAAG GACTCCCTTCTCTTGCTGAGCTGGCTATGTGTGGACAACATATGGAATTTGATGAAGAAAATTGTGAATGCATCTGTAGACATAAGTGTCCCACAGATTTCTTTCAAAGTAAAGAGAACTGCAGCTGCTATTTGTGTAGGgagagccaggagagctgtgccctAAAACACAAGATATTTCATGCTGAAACCTGCAG TTGTGAAGACAGATGTCCATCCCAACCCAGAACATGCCCAACTGCCAAACCAGTCTGTTCCAGGCATTGTCGCTGTCCAAAGGAGAAGAGAGGTTCTCATGGGTCCCAAAGCAGAGAAACTCCTTGA